From the Primulina tabacum isolate GXHZ01 chromosome 3, ASM2559414v2, whole genome shotgun sequence genome, one window contains:
- the LOC142538608 gene encoding uncharacterized protein LOC142538608, whose translation MVCFEKYFTTDVRSRLRREFMRLRQGDVSVAKFVQKFDRGCHFVPLIANDAAEKLRHFLDGRICPEGVATNVLLDSEATHSFISESSVIRLKVSSEQLLLGFRVMVSSGEDMLSFSVVRDVELEMQAHLVRPDLIVLLKLEFNIILGTDWLAANGASIEFFRRTVHINPVCGGSFLFEAAPSSPVPCIISCLSARKLMIKGCQDFLASVVSIPDTVSRTIEGVEDVKEFPDVFPKDITDVPPEREVEFSIDLISVTVPISKAPYQLAHIEMKS comes from the exons ATGGTATGCTTTGAGAAGTATTTCACCACTGACGTTCGTTCAAGGTTGAGGAGAGAGTTTATGAGACTCCGCCAGGGGGATGTATCTGTTGCTAAATTTGTCCAGAAATTTGAccggggctgtcactttgtgcccctgattgcaaatgatgctgcAGAAAAGTTACGTCATTTCTTGGATG GAAGGATTTGTCCTGAGGGCGTAGCCACGAATGTGCTGTTAGATTCTGAAGCTACACATTCCTTTATTTCCGAGTCTTCTGTGATCCGTTTGAAGGTCTCGTCCGAGCAGTTGCTTTTGGGATTTAGAGTTATGGTGTCGTCGGGAGAGGATATGCTATCATTCAGTGTGGTTCGTGATGTTGAGCTCGAGATGCAAGCACACCTCGTTCGACCTGATCTTATTGTACTTCTTAAGCTCGAGTTTAACATTATTTTGGGTACGGATTGGTTggcagcgaatggagcttcaaTCGAATTTTTTCGGAGGACTGTACATATTAATCCAGTCTGTGGAGGATCATTCTTATTTGAGGCAGCTCCGAGCAGTCCTGTGCCGTGCATTATCTCTTGCTTGAGCGCGAGGAAGTTGATGATTAAGGGATGCCAAGATTTCCTGGCTAGTGTTGTCTCGATCCCTGACACCGTCAGTCGGACTATTGAGGGGGTGGAGGACGTCAAGGAGTTTCCTGATGTTTTTCCCAAAGACATTACCGACGTTCCACCGGAGAGAGAGGTTGAGTTTTCTATCGATCTGATTTCGGtaaccgtgccaatctctaaggcaccttaTCAACTTGCACATATAGAGATGAAAAGCTGA